Below is a genomic region from Desulfobacter sp..
CAGACCTGTGATTTCGTAATGCACTCTTATTCTTTCTTGTAAAATCTCTTTTAATTCAAGCGGGTTAAACCTTTATTTCTTTTTTGCATCCCCTGGCATCTTTTGTGAAAACAACTCTTCTTATCACTGTTATTTAACGAACAACCCAAGGAGAGATCCATGAAAAAAATGTATCTGCTTATCCTGTCAGGGGCATTGATGCTCCTGGCTGCTGCTGTGGTCGCTGCCCAGAATCCCCCTACCCAGAGGGCGGTTTTTAAAGTAGAAAATCTCACCTGCGGCGCCTGTTTTTCAAAGATTAACCAAGCACTGGGGCCTCTGGATGGATTTTCCGGCATGGGAGCCAACCTGCTGCGCAACAGGGTTGCCGTGGATTTTGCAGCGCCCCTTACCCCGGAAAAAATAGGGTCGGCCATTACCCGTCTGGGCTATCCCGCCGCCCTTGATACCGTGGATATGATTGGAGAAAAAGAGACCTTTGCCCATATGCAGTCCCGGCGAAAGGCAACCGGTTATGACAACGGGTGCTGCGGCGGCGGTGCTGCCCCTGCTGCCGCCCAGTGCCCTGGCGGCGGACAAGCCGGTTCCGGCCTTCCCCAGGCAGGCGCTCCCACCCCAAAAACCAAGGATATCTAAGCAAGATCAAGGAAATAATAATAAAAATGATAAGAACTTTAACTCTGTTTGCCCTGGCCGTCTTTATGTCGGCATCCTCTGCCCATGCCTGGTTCGGTGGAGGCAAATTTAAGGATCTGGCGCCTGAAAACGGTATGATTTCTATTCCTGTGGACAAAATATCTGACGGCAAGGCCCACTATTTTAAAATCAAGTCTGACAAGGGGGTGATGGTGGCGTTTTTTGTGGTCAAAAGCCAGGACGGTATTATCCGGGCTGCTGTGGATGCCTGTGACGTGTGTTACAGGGCAGGAAAGGGCTATATTCAGGAGGGCAATGTAATGATCTGTGAAAACTGCGGTATGCGTTTTGCCACAGACCGGATCAATGAGGTCAAAGGCGGATGCAATCCAACCCACCTGGACAGGGTTGTGGATGGTGACCGTCTTAAGATTTCCATGGATGAGATCAATGCCAATGCCTGGCTCTGTAAATTTAAATAATAGGAGAATCTATGGCCTGGGATCCTGAACGCTACAGGGAAAAACGGGAAAAAGTACTGGGAATTCAAAAACGGGGGGTCTCGTTTGGCAGTTTAACCGCCATTATTGGGAATGTTCAGAATTCTGTGTCACGGTTTCGGTTCCCGGATCTGCCTCAGCGCCAGCGGAAGTAAAAGTCAGGTCCGAGAATGGGCCTTCAATCAGCCACGTCGGAGGAGTTGATTTTTGCTGGAGTGGAGTTCCTGGAACCATCTTTTCCATCTGTAAATAAATCCCTATCAAATTCCCAGCTCTTTATCCAGCCGGCCTTCAAAGAAAATTGCCAACTGGGAAATTGTCAGTGACCAATTTTGAATCAGTAGTGTCCGGTTAGGTTGTTGCATATAAAAAGCATCTAAAATCATTGAAAAAACAGTCTGTTTTGTGTTGACAAATGTGCGTAAAAATTTTTGTGCGCCTTGAAAATTTAACTCAAGGAGCTCAAATGACGCACATCTCAGTCCCTAAAAAACAACTACGGTCCCTGAACTTTGACAATTTCAGGTGCCCTCTGATAAAGTCACTTTCAAAATCACCGGAATTACAATCTCGAGGAGACCGCCCTTTAAAAATGACATTCGAAGACCAGATAAATGCTTTGGTTTATTTCCATCTTCAGGAGCACAAGTCTGCCCGACATTTAATTCAGGATCTCAAGGAGAATGTTTTTGCTAAAGAAAATATTGCGCCAGACGGTGGTATCAGCCGTAGTAGTTTCTGTGAAGCCATCAATCACAGGGGACTCGAACAACTGCAATTTATCTTTGAGGATCTTTATAAACAGGCTCTTGAGTGTCATCCGGGTGAACACGCCGAGTTAGGAGAGTTGGTTTCCATTGACGGTAGTCTCATAAATGCAGTCCTTTCAATGCACTGGGCGAACTACAGAAAAGGAAGTAAAAAAGCCAAAGTACATTGCGGATTTGACATTAATCACGGAATCCCAAACAAAATCTTTTTTGACTGAAGGCAACGGCGCTGAACGCACTTTTGTTCCCAAAATACTTTCCAAGGGGCAAACAGGTGTTATGGATCGTGGATATCAATCCCATAAAGAATTTGACCTGCTTCAGGAGCAAGGCAAACATTTTGTCTGCCGTATAAAAACCAGGACAACAAGAACAATTATTGATAACCACGAGACCCCTTCCGACAGCTACATTTTTTATGATGCACTGGTTAAACTTGGTACTCCGAATCAAAACCAGACGAAAAGGCCTGTTCGGGTTGTTGGCTATAAAATTGCTGGCGTCAAATACTATGTGGCAACTGACAGGCATGATTTAACAGCGGAACAAATAGCAACAATTTATAAACTCCGGTGGACCATTGAGGATTTTTTCAAATGGTGGAAAGAACATCTGAAGGTATATCATCTCATTGCCCGCAGTGAATACGGCCTTATGGTTCAGATTCTTGGCGGCCTTATCACTTACCTGTTACTGGCAATCCATTGCCAAAAACAGTTTAATGAAAAGGTCACGATCAAAAGAGTTCGGCAGCTGCGAACCGCCATTCTAAATGACCTGTTTGGCTGCGAGGAGCAGGGCTCTCATAGTTCAAACAGGGACAATATTGTCAAAGATCAAAAAATTATTGAGCAAGCAAAAACCTAACCGGACATCACTGATTTTGAATCGGTATTGTCCATTTTTTACTGGCGTTCTGGATCCCCGTGTAAAGCAGCTTTAACAGGCTGTCCTGGTTCGGGAATGATCCCTTTGTTTTGGTCAGTTTTCGAAACTGTCGATGCACAGCCTCAATGGTATTTGTGGTGTATATTATCCGTCGAATCTCTTCTGGATATTTAAAGAAATGACTGAGGCGTTCCCAGTTGTTCCGCCAGGATTTTATCACAATCGGGTATTTGTCATTCCATTTATTTTCCAAGATATCCAGTTCTTCTTCGGCCAGATCCTTATTGACCGCTTTATAAACACGTTTTAGATCTGCCATAAATTCGCTTTTTATTTTTGGAACCAACGTATTTCAATGAATTTCGGATCTGGTAGACTACGCAGAGTTGAACTTCTGTGTCCGGGAATATGGTCTCAATGGCCTCGGGAAAACCTTTTAGACCATCAACACAGGCAATCAGGATATCTTTTACCCCTCGGTTTGAAAGGTCTGTTAACACCTGCAGCCAGAAGTTCGCACCCTCATTCTCGGATATGTACAGCCCAAGAACCTCTTTGCGGCCCTCGATATTCACCCCAAGAATTGTGTAAACGGCTTTGCTGCCGACCTTTCCGTTTTCTCGTACTTTATAATGTATGGCATCAAGCCATACGATTGGGTACACATTTTCCAACGGCCTGGCCTGCCATTCTTTGACGGTATGGATGATTTTATCGGTAATGGTGCTCAGAGTGGCATTTGAAATCTCAAGTCCATAGATTTCCTGTAAATGGGAAGCCATATCATTATAACTCATGCCCAGGCCGTAAAGGGCTATTATCTTTCTTTCAATTTCATCGCTGAGCGTTGTCTGATGTTTTTGACGATCTGTGGAGAGAAGGTTCCGGCCCTGTCACGCGGGGTTTCCAGCTCAAATTTACCATCCAGGGATTTAATGGTCTTTTTGCTTTTTCCATTACGGCGGTTGGCAGAAACTTCCTGCCCGAGATGGGACTCCAACTCTCCTTCAAGAGCAGCTTCAGCAAGATTTTTGATTAATGATGTAAGGACGCCGCCCTTACCTGTGAAGGGTTTACCTTCCTGGATGCCTTTAAGGGCTTTTTGAAAATCAAATTCGGTGTTTTCTTCGGTCATGTCAGTTCTCCTTATTTAGCTGAGTATATCAGCTTTCATTCAACTGACACAGAATTTTGAACGCCCTCCTCCTTTTGGCCATTTCTTCTTCTATATTCATTACATCCACAATCAAATTCCTTAAATCTGAAATAAGATTTTGTTTTTCTGATGCATCAAATTAATTCTATAATATTTTTATATTTACAAATGGCATATTGAGTCCCTTTCGAGAGTTGATGACTTATAGTTCATATTTATAAAACTTATTATCTACTTTCATTATTGGAAAAGAGCTTGGTAAATATCTTTTGGCTATTTCATTAAAACCATTTTTCCCATAGAAACTATGGGCAGCCAAAAATTTTGGTGTTGTGCCTAAATAAATTTCTCTGATTCCATTTGATTGTGCCCAATTTAAAAGTGTGTGCAAAAGTGCCTGCGCAACTTGATATTTATTTCCTCTATATCTCTTGTTGACAAACATTTTTCTTAAAGCGGCTTGCTTATGACCAATATCAAGTAAGCTTACAGTACCAACCATTTTTTTGTTGAATAAAGCAACCCAGAAATTACCTTTGTTTACTTGGTAAAAGCCTTTAATATTGCAGAGGTCAGGCTGATCTGCCGCAGTGATGTCAATACCAAATTCCTTTTGTTGTATATTAACAATAAGGTTCAGTATATCGTCCTCATATTTCATAGAAAATTCATCTATCTCGATTTGATTTGTATAATTCATCGTTAGTGCTTTCTTTTCGTTTTAAGCATAGAGCTTTAATTGATAACGGTTGCGTTCAGGGCCACCTGAAAAAGGGACAGGAATGCGCCCCTTGTGGTTCGCTGCAATGAATGGCTATAAAATTTTTTTGATTATCTCCCGAGCTTTCAACCAATCGGTCTTAGATTGAAACATATATTCTGAAAATCCGATATAAAACTCTTTTTTCTGTACAAGGGCTATGAAGGTATCGCCTTCAATGACTTTATCAAAAAAATCTAATTTGAGTTTTGATGAAGTTTTATCAGTTTTGATCAAAATTTCTCTACGTTTTAAAACACCTTCCCTTGGTTGGTTAGTT
It encodes:
- a CDS encoding GNAT family N-acetyltransferase, producing MNYTNQIEIDEFSMKYEDDILNLIVNIQQKEFGIDITAADQPDLCNIKGFYQVNKGNFWVALFNKKMVGTVSLLDIGHKQAALRKMFVNKRYRGNKYQVAQALLHTLLNWAQSNGIREIYLGTTPKFLAAHSFYGKNGFNEIAKRYLPSSFPIMKVDNKFYKYEL
- a CDS encoding DUF2318 domain-containing protein, with protein sequence MIRTLTLFALAVFMSASSAHAWFGGGKFKDLAPENGMISIPVDKISDGKAHYFKIKSDKGVMVAFFVVKSQDGIIRAAVDACDVCYRAGKGYIQEGNVMICENCGMRFATDRINEVKGGCNPTHLDRVVDGDRLKISMDEINANAWLCKFK
- a CDS encoding heavy-metal-associated domain-containing protein codes for the protein MKKMYLLILSGALMLLAAAVVAAQNPPTQRAVFKVENLTCGACFSKINQALGPLDGFSGMGANLLRNRVAVDFAAPLTPEKIGSAITRLGYPAALDTVDMIGEKETFAHMQSRRKATGYDNGCCGGGAAPAAAQCPGGGQAGSGLPQAGAPTPKTKDI